TGGTCAATAGATTGGAAGAGAATAGCCCTTATTATTTTACATAAAAAGAGTAATTATATAGAACAGCAAATTATTAAGAATTAGAAGTAATTTATAAATGAGGTAAAGGTAATTTATTATGATATTTAAGCATTTTGGAGATAAAAATAAACCAGTAATAATATTAATTCATGGCGGGGAATTGTCCTATTGGATGTGGAAGCCTCAGATAGAAATATTTAAGAATAAATATTATATTGTGACTCCAATTCTTGATGGAAATGGAGAGTGTTCAGATAGAAACTTTGAAAGTATAAAAGACTGTGCAGCAAAAATTATAGATTATGTTAATAATAATTTTAATGGGAAAGTACTTGCTATTTGTGGATTATCCCTAGGAGCTCAGATAACAGTGGAAATTTTATCACAATCAAATAATATTGCTGAAAAGTCTATTATTGAAAGTGCCATGGTTATTCCTATAAAATTCTATGAAATATTTATGAGATTATTTATTAATAGCACCTATTTTTTTAGTAAAAGAAGATGGTTTGTAAAACTGCAAGCAAAGAAAGTATGTATACCTAAAGATATGTTTGAAGATTATTATAGAGATAATAAAAAAATATCTAAGAAATCTTTAATTAATATGGTTATTAATAATGCTAGATATACTCTGCCTATGAGTTTTAAAAATAATAAATGTAAAATTCTTGTTGTATATGGAGAAAAGGAATATAGTGTTATAAAAAAATCAGCACAGCTAATTCATAAAAGTGCTTATGATAGTAATTTGATAACAATTCCAGGTTGTGGTCATGGGGCAAGTATAAAACTTCCTAATGATATTATAAATATTATGAGAAAGCTATTTGAAGTTGATAGATAATGCTGGTTTTAATACATTTGAGGTTCTAAATAAGTAAAAGATATAGATGTCTTAAAGAAAATGACAGACATGTACATAGATGGAGGGAGAATAAAAATGCAATTTGAATTGAGAAAATGGAGAGATAGTGATGCTGAATGCATTGCAAAATATGCAAATAACTCTAAAATAGCAAATAATCGTAAAGAAAAGATTGCTTGTTATTAGTTTTAGAGTCAGGATACTAATATGAAAGATGAAAATATTAATAAATATATTGTGCCATATTTTCTATTTGTAATTTATTTAACCATTATGGCTATAGGTATAAACATATGGGGAATTCTTTCTATAAAAAGACAGCTTCATAAATTTTAACAGATATTCTTTAAATAATAAATATAATTAAAGTTTTTTAAATTCACAAATTTTCATACATTGGAATAATAAATTAAAGAAGATGATTTAATGATTTTGTCAAATAAAGATTTTCAGATTGAAATAACTAAAGATACTCAATATACATTGTTTTCCACAGATAATAAATTTTATAATCATATTATTCAGATGGAAAAATACAATAGAAATGATTTTGTTTGTGTCTATTGTATTTTTGTCCACAGTTTAACGGCTGATTACAGCGTTGCTATTATTGGAAGAGCCTATGGAAACGTTAAAAATTGTGCAGTTTTAGAAAATAATATTATAATTATTTTAATAGATAATTATGTGGTTTTCTTTGATTTAATTGATGAGAAATTAGAAAAGAAAATAAGAGTATTAGATTTTGGAACTGGTATTGAAATATATCCATTTGATGATGGTTACATTGTCAACGGAGAAATTGATATCATTAAAGTAGATAAATCAGGAAGTAAGATTTGGAATTTCAGTGGAAGAGATATTTGGGTAAGACCTAATGGAGAATCATCCATCAATATTTTAAGAGATAGATTATTATTAACAGATTTTGAAGGCTACACTTATCATTTGAATAAATTAGGCAAGCTAATATGAAAATAAGGATTACTAAGATTATGGCAATTAATGTTGAGCTGTGTTATTTTTTGCAGTGTAATAATTGTGAGATATTGTAAAATAAAGATGTTTATATTTTGTGAATATGGAGGGAATCTTAATGCATTATTTACCTGAAGAATATATGTATAGGATTGAGCGGATTTTTGATAGATGTAGCGAAACCATGATATGGTCCTGTTTGCAGGGATATATGGGGAAGGGCTGGGTTGATAATGTTCAAAATCCAAAATCGGCACAGATTCTAATAGGTGATTTTTGCTTTTTCGCTGGCGTTCCAAATTTAGATCTGGTAAAAAACATTCCTCATTATTATACTACACCGTATATTTTAATGGTGCCTGGAAGTGATAAATGGGGAACTATGATTGAGCAGAAATATAAAGGCAACTTCCAAAAATTTATGCGTTATGCATTTAAAAAGGAATCTGAAA
This genomic window from Clostridium pasteurianum DSM 525 = ATCC 6013 contains:
- a CDS encoding alpha/beta fold hydrolase, encoding MIFKHFGDKNKPVIILIHGGELSYWMWKPQIEIFKNKYYIVTPILDGNGECSDRNFESIKDCAAKIIDYVNNNFNGKVLAICGLSLGAQITVEILSQSNNIAEKSIIESAMVIPIKFYEIFMRLFINSTYFFSKRRWFVKLQAKKVCIPKDMFEDYYRDNKKISKKSLINMVINNARYTLPMSFKNNKCKILVVYGEKEYSVIKKSAQLIHKSAYDSNLITIPGCGHGASIKLPNDIINIMRKLFEVDR